One window of Phycisphaeraceae bacterium genomic DNA carries:
- a CDS encoding RNA polymerase sigma factor, translated as MPDSERPSPLLPRIAAGDQSAVSELMDRYGDLLWSLARSFTRSTADAEEAVQDIFVCLWERADRYSAALGEEVTFVSVVARRRLIDRWRKESKQPGTMPDAGVDSAGDAERPVSGVIRSEDVEEAMRAISELGEDQRLVITLSIAHGLTHEGIADHTGIPLGTVKTHIRRGLASVRERLARAKEIGRATP; from the coding sequence ATGCCTGACTCTGAACGCCCATCTCCGTTGCTGCCGCGGATTGCCGCGGGCGATCAATCGGCCGTTTCGGAGTTGATGGACAGGTACGGGGATCTGTTGTGGTCGCTGGCGAGGTCGTTCACCCGATCGACGGCTGACGCGGAGGAGGCGGTTCAGGACATCTTTGTCTGCCTTTGGGAGCGTGCGGATCGTTACTCTGCGGCACTGGGCGAGGAGGTGACGTTCGTGTCCGTCGTCGCGCGTCGTCGTCTGATTGATCGGTGGCGGAAGGAGTCGAAGCAGCCGGGGACGATGCCGGATGCGGGCGTGGATTCGGCCGGGGATGCGGAGCGTCCGGTTTCGGGTGTGATCCGGAGCGAGGATGTTGAAGAGGCGATGCGGGCGATTTCGGAGCTCGGAGAGGACCAGCGTCTGGTGATCACGCTCTCGATCGCGCACGGGCTTACGCACGAGGGAATAGCGGACCACACGGGAATTCCCTTAGGAACTGTGAAAACCCACATCCGTCGGGGCTTGGCGAGCGTTCGTGAGAGGTTGGCACGTGCGAAGGAGATCGGGAGGGCGACGCCATGA
- a CDS encoding anti-sigma factor — protein MSEQRPPNFGNREDSRDVRSIEDARIDAATGQVGGVSDDFAPPTEEERAAAAIHIARAPAERMPDSVRQRLEAAMASRMAQRDVSGEIPRLVESAGRVPDVQGTSRRRKPMIWRVVPWVAAAAGIAFAVYTGYTGNQALQRRNAEYAVLQSKFDEMQTRATSNETVLASARSRAAELERELSAAREGMSDRDVRLVEAAKRELELAERLASVTAQFESAGSRLASVERELNESRLTLARLQAPIDPAELRQNRTKLLDVPDSVQIAWAPFNLPDSPAEQLGVQGDVVWNDRLQTGFLRFVGLNPNDPNIEQYQVWVIDERGLEQKVSGGVFNASAEGEIVVPIEPGIAVGRVALFAITVENPGGTWVPDLKRRVVVAPRGE, from the coding sequence ATGAGCGAGCAGCGTCCACCCAATTTCGGGAACCGCGAGGATTCGAGAGACGTTCGCTCGATTGAGGATGCGCGTATCGATGCGGCGACCGGACAGGTGGGGGGTGTTTCGGACGACTTCGCGCCGCCGACTGAGGAGGAGCGTGCGGCGGCGGCGATCCATATCGCGCGGGCTCCGGCGGAGCGGATGCCCGATTCGGTGCGCCAGCGTCTGGAGGCGGCCATGGCCTCGCGGATGGCGCAGCGTGATGTGTCGGGGGAGATCCCTCGGTTGGTTGAGAGCGCGGGCCGGGTTCCGGACGTTCAGGGCACGAGTCGCAGGAGAAAGCCGATGATCTGGCGTGTGGTTCCGTGGGTTGCGGCGGCGGCGGGGATTGCGTTTGCGGTGTATACCGGCTACACGGGGAATCAGGCGCTTCAGCGGCGGAACGCTGAGTATGCGGTCCTTCAGAGCAAGTTTGATGAGATGCAGACGCGGGCCACGTCGAACGAGACGGTGCTGGCGTCGGCACGGAGCCGCGCGGCGGAGTTGGAGCGTGAGTTGAGTGCCGCGCGTGAAGGGATGAGCGACCGTGATGTTCGGCTTGTGGAGGCGGCCAAGCGTGAGCTTGAGCTTGCGGAGCGGCTTGCGTCTGTCACGGCGCAGTTTGAATCGGCGGGTTCGCGGCTGGCTTCGGTCGAGCGTGAGCTGAATGAGTCTCGTCTGACGCTGGCGAGGTTGCAGGCGCCGATCGATCCGGCGGAGCTTCGCCAGAATCGGACGAAGCTGCTGGACGTGCCGGATTCGGTCCAGATCGCGTGGGCTCCGTTCAATCTTCCGGACTCTCCGGCGGAGCAGCTGGGCGTGCAGGGAGATGTGGTGTGGAACGATCGGTTGCAGACAGGTTTCCTGCGATTCGTCGGGCTGAACCCGAATGATCCGAATATCGAGCAGTACCAGGTCTGGGTGATCGATGAGCGGGGGCTGGAGCAGAAGGTTTCCGGCGGCGTGTTCAATGCGAGTGCTGAGGGTGAGATCGTGGTGCCGATTGAGCCGGGGATCGCGGTGGGGCGTGTGGCACTGTTTGCGATCACGGTCGAGAATCCGGGTGGGACGTGGGTACCCGACTTGAAGCGCCGGGTTGTGGTTGCTCCACGGGGTGAGTGA
- a CDS encoding Na/Pi cotransporter family protein, translating into MMWTILGGVGLFLLGMSLMTEGLKAAAGGTLRAILERRVSSPGRGVFWGAVLTALVQSSSATTMTTIGFVSAGLLTFPQAVGVIFGANLGTTSTGWLVSLLGFKVSVGAFALPLVFAGAVMRLFGRGRLSQSGLAVAGFGLLFVGLATLQSGMSGLSERFSPSDLPQPTLFGRLALVGIGLAMTVVMQSSSAAVATTLTALHAGAIELDQAAALVIGQNIGSAVTSAIAAIGGSTAAKRTALSHVLFNVVAAAIAVGGLSVLTWGAEWVRAHAGEHGDSIAIAMFHTLFNLCGVVILLPLVGQFSRLIERMLPERRSSMLAHLDPRIRETPSVAPEAARRTLLEATAIIARECAGVLGGQRGVALRELDAAGHAVGEAAGFLTQTAGDGGGSHVASRVAVMHAIDHLGRWIETLREMPRGSGDGYAGDELRQLRAEAGVRLGEIQRWGMGEQGIDVEAIGRLSKGIANARTRTRAAILERTATGLASPTQASAWIEELKWLDRLMYHAWRATAHLQPVPVDGGAVNEAHSESMGGVDHST; encoded by the coding sequence ATGATGTGGACGATACTGGGCGGCGTGGGTCTGTTCTTGCTCGGCATGTCTCTCATGACCGAGGGGCTGAAGGCGGCGGCCGGCGGGACGCTGCGGGCGATTCTTGAGCGACGCGTTTCTAGCCCCGGGCGCGGGGTGTTCTGGGGGGCGGTGCTGACCGCGCTTGTTCAGTCGTCTTCGGCGACGACGATGACGACGATCGGATTTGTCAGTGCGGGGCTGCTGACGTTTCCGCAGGCGGTCGGGGTGATTTTCGGTGCGAACCTCGGGACGACGAGCACGGGGTGGCTCGTTTCGCTTCTCGGGTTCAAGGTGTCGGTCGGGGCTTTCGCGCTACCGTTGGTCTTTGCCGGGGCGGTGATGCGGCTCTTTGGGCGGGGAAGGTTGTCGCAGTCTGGGTTGGCGGTCGCGGGGTTCGGGCTTCTGTTCGTCGGCCTTGCGACGCTCCAGTCGGGCATGTCGGGGCTCTCTGAGCGATTCAGCCCTTCGGACCTGCCTCAGCCGACACTGTTCGGGCGGCTTGCGTTGGTGGGGATCGGGCTGGCGATGACAGTGGTGATGCAGTCTTCGAGCGCGGCGGTCGCGACGACGCTGACGGCGTTGCACGCGGGCGCGATCGAGTTGGACCAGGCGGCGGCGCTCGTGATCGGCCAGAACATCGGTTCGGCGGTGACATCTGCGATCGCGGCGATCGGAGGGTCGACGGCGGCGAAGCGGACCGCGCTGTCGCATGTGCTGTTCAATGTAGTTGCGGCGGCGATCGCGGTGGGCGGGCTCTCCGTGCTGACATGGGGTGCGGAGTGGGTGAGGGCGCACGCTGGGGAGCATGGAGACTCGATCGCGATCGCGATGTTTCATACGCTGTTTAATCTGTGTGGCGTGGTGATTCTGCTGCCGCTGGTCGGGCAGTTTTCGCGGCTGATCGAGCGGATGCTGCCGGAGCGTCGATCGTCGATGCTTGCGCACCTTGACCCGCGGATTCGTGAGACGCCTTCGGTTGCTCCGGAGGCGGCGAGACGGACGCTGCTCGAGGCGACGGCGATCATCGCGAGGGAGTGCGCGGGGGTGCTTGGCGGACAGAGAGGGGTCGCACTTCGGGAGCTGGATGCGGCGGGGCATGCGGTGGGTGAGGCGGCGGGGTTTCTGACGCAGACGGCGGGAGATGGCGGGGGATCGCATGTGGCTTCACGGGTTGCGGTGATGCACGCGATCGACCATCTGGGACGTTGGATTGAGACGCTGCGGGAGATGCCGCGGGGTAGCGGGGATGGGTATGCCGGAGATGAGTTGAGACAGCTCAGGGCCGAGGCGGGTGTCAGGTTGGGCGAGATCCAGCGATGGGGGATGGGAGAGCAGGGGATCGATGTCGAGGCGATCGGGAGGTTGAGCAAGGGGATCGCGAACGCTCGCACGCGGACGCGAGCGGCGATCCTTGAACGCACGGCCACGGGGTTGGCATCGCCGACGCAGGCGTCAGCGTGGATCGAAGAGCTGAAGTGGCTGGATCGATTGATGTACCATGCGTGGCGAGCCACGGCGCATCTTCAGCCCGTGCCTGTCGATGGGGGCGCAGTGAATGAGGCCCACTCGGAGAGTATGGGCGGTGTCGATCATTCCACGTAG
- a CDS encoding 2-oxo acid dehydrogenase subunit E2, with the protein MAHQKSADPNVFILPDLGEGVHEAELIKWRVQVGQTVAEHDILAEMETDKALVEVPSPRAGTIKELHGVEGEIQHVGNPLVTYVGDAASESKPAASAKPASSGHANGAHAEPAEPAHREDAGTVVGKMSGELAGMSAAPGKALATPAVRRLARDLNIDIDRVSGSGIGGRVTEKDVRAAASGGASGGPRCDMAQPSIPAAATTTTSRTPAPAPRTPAPAAPARAATPAPAPRPAVTFAPGEAVTRIPFRGVRRTIANRLRESVNQAVHFNVMDEADVSALDTLRKKLAAASGEKVSFLPFVCSAVCRTLSMDQFRVLNSTTDDANEEIIQHRAIHMGIATDTDNGLMVPVVRDCDALGVLEIGRHVNQIASSARDRSIPRDQLMGSTFTISNVGSYAGRFATPIINYPEVGILAVGRTREGVVVRNGGMFVGKLMPLSLACDHRVVDGATAALALAEIVRLLQDPEALLAPARG; encoded by the coding sequence ATGGCGCATCAGAAGTCCGCCGACCCCAACGTCTTCATCCTCCCCGATCTCGGCGAGGGTGTGCACGAGGCCGAACTCATCAAGTGGCGTGTACAGGTCGGCCAGACCGTCGCCGAGCACGACATCCTCGCCGAGATGGAGACCGACAAGGCCCTTGTCGAAGTCCCAAGCCCCCGCGCCGGCACCATCAAGGAGTTGCACGGCGTCGAAGGCGAGATCCAGCACGTCGGCAACCCCCTCGTGACGTACGTCGGTGACGCCGCCAGCGAGTCCAAGCCCGCGGCTTCCGCCAAGCCCGCTTCCTCCGGCCATGCCAACGGCGCCCACGCCGAGCCCGCCGAACCCGCCCATCGCGAGGACGCCGGCACAGTCGTCGGCAAGATGTCGGGCGAACTCGCCGGCATGTCCGCCGCTCCGGGCAAAGCCCTCGCCACCCCCGCCGTCCGCCGCCTCGCCCGCGATCTGAACATCGACATCGATCGCGTCAGCGGCTCCGGCATCGGTGGCCGCGTCACGGAGAAGGACGTCCGCGCCGCCGCATCCGGTGGCGCATCCGGTGGCCCCCGTTGCGATATGGCACAGCCGTCCATCCCCGCCGCCGCAACGACCACAACCTCGCGGACCCCGGCACCAGCACCGCGCACACCCGCGCCCGCCGCTCCGGCTCGCGCCGCAACGCCCGCTCCAGCTCCTCGCCCCGCCGTGACCTTCGCCCCCGGCGAAGCCGTCACACGTATCCCCTTCCGGGGCGTCCGCCGCACCATCGCCAACCGCCTTCGCGAATCCGTCAACCAGGCCGTCCACTTCAACGTCATGGACGAGGCCGATGTCTCCGCGCTCGACACCCTCCGCAAGAAGCTTGCCGCCGCGTCCGGCGAGAAGGTCTCATTCCTCCCCTTCGTCTGCTCCGCCGTCTGCCGCACGCTCTCCATGGACCAGTTCCGCGTGCTCAACAGCACGACCGACGATGCCAACGAAGAGATCATCCAGCACCGCGCGATCCATATGGGCATAGCCACCGACACCGACAACGGCCTCATGGTCCCCGTCGTTCGCGACTGCGATGCCCTCGGCGTCCTCGAGATCGGCCGCCACGTCAACCAGATCGCCTCCTCCGCTCGCGACCGCTCTATCCCGCGCGATCAGTTGATGGGCTCCACCTTCACCATCAGCAACGTCGGCTCATACGCCGGACGCTTCGCCACCCCGATCATCAACTACCCCGAGGTCGGCATCCTCGCCGTCGGCCGCACACGCGAGGGCGTCGTCGTCCGTAACGGCGGCATGTTTGTCGGCAAACTCATGCCCCTCTCGCTCGCCTGCGACCACCGCGTCGTCGATGGCGCGACCGCCGCCCTCGCCCTCGCAGAGATCGTCCGACTCCTCCAGGATCCCGAAGCCCTCCTCGCCCCTGCCCGCGGCTGA
- a CDS encoding alpha-ketoacid dehydrogenase subunit beta, whose protein sequence is MKEKGLTLVDAINEALYQEMERDDRVVCLGEDVGLNGGVFRVTDGLQKRFGADRVVDTPLAESGIMGTAIGLAMGGMRPIPEIQFEGFMGPAYDQLTNHAARYRTRSRGAITVPMTVRVPVGGGIHAPELHSDSPESIYAHTPGLKVVMPCTPYDAKGLLLSAIRDPDPIVFFEPKRVYRSYREQIPEDEYTIPIGQAKVVSEGTDITVVSWGASVFECLAALDKLPEDVSAELIDLRTIYPIDQDTIIQSVQKTGRCVIVHEAPKTCGMGAELSAIIQEHCFLHLKAPVQRVAGFDTVMPYYKLELEYLPNAERIGEAIVQTLSY, encoded by the coding sequence ATGAAAGAGAAGGGCCTCACCCTCGTCGACGCCATCAACGAGGCCCTCTACCAGGAGATGGAACGCGACGATCGCGTCGTCTGCCTCGGTGAGGACGTCGGACTGAACGGCGGCGTTTTCCGCGTCACCGACGGCCTCCAGAAACGCTTCGGCGCCGACCGCGTCGTCGACACGCCCCTTGCAGAGTCCGGCATCATGGGCACCGCCATCGGCCTGGCCATGGGCGGCATGCGTCCCATCCCCGAGATCCAGTTCGAAGGGTTCATGGGCCCCGCATACGACCAGCTCACCAACCACGCCGCACGCTATCGCACACGCTCACGCGGAGCGATCACCGTCCCCATGACCGTCCGCGTTCCCGTCGGCGGCGGCATCCACGCCCCCGAACTCCACTCCGACTCCCCCGAATCCATCTACGCCCACACGCCCGGCCTCAAGGTCGTCATGCCCTGCACACCCTACGACGCCAAAGGGCTCCTCCTCTCCGCCATCCGCGACCCCGACCCGATCGTCTTCTTCGAGCCCAAGCGCGTCTACCGCTCCTATCGCGAGCAGATCCCCGAAGACGAGTACACCATCCCCATCGGCCAGGCCAAGGTCGTCTCCGAAGGCACCGACATCACCGTCGTCTCCTGGGGCGCATCGGTCTTCGAGTGCCTCGCCGCCCTCGACAAACTCCCCGAAGATGTCTCCGCCGAGCTCATCGACCTCCGAACCATCTACCCCATCGACCAGGACACCATCATCCAGTCGGTCCAGAAGACCGGCCGCTGCGTCATCGTCCACGAAGCGCCCAAGACCTGCGGCATGGGCGCCGAACTCTCCGCCATCATCCAGGAACACTGCTTCCTGCACCTGAAGGCCCCCGTGCAGCGCGTCGCCGGCTTCGACACCGTCATGCCCTACTACAAGCTTGAGCTGGAGTACCTCCCCAACGCCGAACGCATCGGCGAAGCGATCGTTCAAACGCTTTCGTACTGA
- a CDS encoding AAA family ATPase, producing the protein MRHVEHLSLRSYKAIKSLDINLDDLTVIVGINGSGKSSLLSFFQMLGFMQTGAFQSEFVQQRCGGASKVLHHGPSVSRIIEASMTLRADQGTNQYSFSIAHAAGDSFVFTDERVSFKRTGSTQPEAEHSLGAGHRESSLRSASEDGVKPAGVVRWLLNGCRAFQFHDTSLTSPLRQNCSVNDNVTLKSNGGNLPAVLLAIRDGYPDVYKEIRRHLRAAIPQFDDFVLTPMGLDRRSIRLRWKETSVSTEFDVDQASDGTLRLMALVTLLLQPLEHRPKFMVIDEPELGLHPLALHVLSGLLRGATEKCQVLMATQSMPLVQDLIDATGLNPVVAESVGGQTTMKRLSPLSLDQWLDSFSVGSQWSNS; encoded by the coding sequence ATGCGACACGTTGAGCATCTGTCGTTGCGAAGCTACAAGGCGATCAAGTCGCTCGATATCAATCTTGACGACCTGACCGTGATTGTCGGAATTAATGGCTCAGGCAAGTCAAGCTTGCTGTCATTCTTCCAGATGCTCGGATTCATGCAAACCGGCGCATTTCAATCCGAGTTCGTTCAGCAGCGATGCGGAGGCGCGAGCAAGGTACTGCACCACGGACCGAGCGTATCACGCATCATCGAGGCTTCAATGACGCTCCGTGCTGATCAAGGCACCAATCAATACAGCTTTAGCATCGCTCATGCGGCAGGAGATTCATTCGTATTCACCGATGAACGAGTAAGCTTCAAACGCACCGGCTCGACCCAGCCCGAAGCCGAGCATTCACTTGGTGCAGGCCATCGAGAATCTTCACTGCGATCGGCTTCTGAGGACGGCGTCAAGCCAGCAGGTGTAGTGCGATGGCTTTTGAACGGATGCCGTGCCTTTCAGTTCCACGACACCTCCCTGACGTCGCCGCTCAGGCAAAACTGCTCTGTCAATGACAATGTCACACTGAAGAGCAATGGCGGAAACCTCCCCGCTGTCCTTCTTGCGATACGAGATGGATATCCAGACGTCTACAAGGAAATTCGACGGCACCTCAGAGCCGCGATACCGCAGTTCGATGACTTTGTGTTAACGCCAATGGGCCTTGACAGGAGATCAATCCGGCTTCGATGGAAGGAGACATCGGTTTCCACCGAGTTTGACGTCGATCAAGCATCGGACGGAACGCTCCGACTGATGGCCTTAGTCACTCTCTTGCTCCAACCCTTGGAGCACCGTCCGAAGTTCATGGTGATCGATGAGCCCGAGTTGGGTCTCCACCCTCTCGCACTTCATGTCTTGAGCGGCTTGCTTCGAGGAGCCACAGAAAAATGTCAGGTCCTGATGGCCACTCAGTCCATGCCGCTCGTGCAAGACTTGATTGATGCGACTGGGCTCAATCCAGTCGTTGCCGAGAGTGTCGGAGGGCAAACCACAATGAAGAGATTGAGCCCGCTTAGCTTGGACCAATGGCTTGACTCGTTCTCAGTCGGATCGCAATGGAGCAATAGTTGA
- the pdhA gene encoding pyruvate dehydrogenase (acetyl-transferring) E1 component subunit alpha, whose translation MPSRTVYSASVEYLQIMDEEGHVDAKLAKDTLSDEEILKLYQFMIDCRQLDEIAFKLQRSGRMGTYPQNKGQEAAAIGSGYAAKKGVDFLVPCYRENAALFLHGLPMHYILLHWMGDERGNQIPEGVNMTPLSIPIGTQMLHATGIAWAFKLKKEPRVTITYFGDGATSEGDFHEAMNFASTLQVPCVFFCQNNQWAISVPRDQQMNSATVAQKALAYDMPTIQVDGNDLLAVHKASKDAIERARQGGGPSFIEAVTYRLADHTTADDARRYRDTKEVDAWVGKDPMIRLRKYLERKNLWSDEKQKAAEEKAKVFVADVVKAAETIEKPLISDIFDYTYAEIPEELERQKRTMRTSSLGQDPTQAGLADHQSSVA comes from the coding sequence ATGCCCAGCCGCACCGTCTATTCGGCGTCCGTTGAGTACCTCCAGATCATGGACGAGGAGGGCCACGTCGACGCCAAGCTCGCCAAGGACACCCTCTCCGACGAGGAGATCCTGAAGCTCTACCAGTTCATGATCGACTGCCGCCAGCTCGACGAGATCGCCTTCAAGCTCCAGCGATCCGGACGCATGGGCACCTACCCGCAGAACAAGGGCCAGGAAGCCGCCGCCATCGGCTCCGGCTACGCCGCCAAGAAGGGCGTTGACTTCCTCGTCCCCTGCTACCGCGAGAACGCCGCCCTCTTCCTGCACGGCCTCCCCATGCACTACATCCTCCTTCACTGGATGGGCGACGAGCGTGGCAACCAGATCCCCGAGGGCGTCAACATGACGCCCCTCTCCATCCCCATCGGCACCCAGATGCTCCACGCCACCGGCATCGCCTGGGCCTTCAAGCTCAAGAAGGAGCCCCGCGTCACCATCACCTACTTCGGCGACGGCGCCACCTCCGAAGGCGACTTCCACGAGGCCATGAATTTCGCTTCCACCCTTCAGGTCCCCTGCGTCTTCTTCTGCCAGAACAACCAGTGGGCCATCAGCGTCCCGCGTGACCAGCAGATGAACTCCGCCACAGTCGCCCAGAAGGCCCTCGCCTACGACATGCCAACCATCCAGGTCGACGGCAACGACCTCCTCGCCGTTCACAAGGCCAGCAAGGATGCCATCGAACGCGCCCGCCAGGGCGGCGGCCCCTCCTTCATCGAGGCCGTCACCTACCGGCTGGCCGACCACACCACCGCCGACGACGCCCGTCGCTACCGCGACACGAAGGAAGTGGACGCATGGGTCGGCAAGGACCCCATGATCCGCCTCCGAAAGTACCTCGAACGCAAGAACCTCTGGTCCGACGAGAAGCAGAAGGCCGCCGAAGAGAAGGCCAAGGTCTTCGTCGCCGACGTCGTCAAGGCCGCCGAGACCATCGAGAAGCCCCTCATCAGCGACATCTTCGACTACACCTACGCCGAGATCCCCGAAGAACTCGAGCGCCAGAAGCGCACCATGCGCACCAGCTCGCTCGGCCAAGACCCTACCCAGGCCGGACTGGCAGACCATCAGTCAAGCGTGGCTTGA